From Desulfobacterales bacterium, the proteins below share one genomic window:
- a CDS encoding efflux RND transporter periplasmic adaptor subunit, with product MSNKVRIIIHVVLALAFIGTGVMGFKLLKSSKEALGRQEPEVPLPLVRIVPIRVGEIDMTITGEGTAQAMTESQIVPQVGGEVIQVSENLVNGGTIKKGDLLVTIEPRDYEIAVTLAEAEVKDAESKYEMAVQESEAARQEWERMHPGEAPPPLVAREPQLSAARAGLEARRANLEKASLNLARTTIKAPFNGRVSSEQVDIGQYVTTGQAMATLYATDVVEIVVPMENEDLNWFTIPGFTEGNARGAKATVRANVAGRERTWRGQVNRVEGKINAKTRMVNVVIRVPDPYATRPPLSVGQFVEIEIDGNTITQAAVIPRAALHDKNTVWAVNPEENRLYFRNVEIARMDERGVVVQSGLKPSDLVVVSPLKAPTDGMRVRYVNADNGGQS from the coding sequence ATGTCAAACAAAGTAAGAATCATCATTCATGTCGTTCTGGCGCTTGCCTTTATCGGCACCGGGGTGATGGGATTCAAACTCCTTAAATCAAGCAAAGAGGCGCTGGGCCGGCAGGAACCGGAGGTGCCCCTGCCCCTGGTCCGGATCGTACCGATTCGCGTGGGGGAAATTGACATGACCATTACCGGCGAAGGCACGGCGCAAGCCATGACCGAGAGCCAGATTGTCCCGCAGGTCGGCGGGGAAGTGATCCAGGTATCTGAAAATCTGGTAAACGGCGGCACCATTAAAAAAGGCGACCTGCTGGTAACGATTGAGCCACGGGATTATGAAATCGCCGTGACCCTGGCGGAAGCCGAGGTAAAAGATGCGGAGAGCAAGTACGAAATGGCCGTTCAGGAGAGTGAGGCCGCCAGACAAGAATGGGAGCGCATGCATCCCGGCGAGGCGCCCCCGCCCCTGGTCGCCAGAGAGCCGCAGCTTTCCGCCGCCCGGGCCGGGCTTGAAGCCAGGCGGGCCAATCTGGAAAAAGCCAGCTTAAACCTTGCGCGCACCACCATCAAAGCCCCGTTTAACGGCCGGGTAAGTTCCGAACAGGTGGACATCGGGCAGTATGTCACCACGGGACAGGCAATGGCCACGTTGTATGCCACGGATGTGGTGGAAATCGTGGTCCCCATGGAAAATGAAGACTTGAACTGGTTTACGATCCCCGGATTCACGGAGGGCAACGCCCGGGGCGCAAAAGCCACAGTGAGGGCTAATGTAGCCGGCCGGGAAAGGACGTGGCGCGGTCAGGTGAATCGGGTGGAAGGCAAAATCAACGCCAAAACCCGAATGGTTAATGTGGTAATCCGGGTGCCTGATCCCTATGCGACCCGCCCCCCGCTTTCTGTCGGGCAATTTGTGGAAATCGAAATCGACGGGAACACCATTACCCAGGCAGCCGTTATTCCGCGGGCAGCCCTGCACGATAAAAATACCGTGTGGGCGGTCAACCCGGAAGAAAACCGGCTGTATTTCAGAAATGTTGAAATTGCCCGCATGGATGAGCGCGGCGTGGTCGTCCAGAGCGGCCTCAAGCCATCTGACCTCGTCGTCGTCTCGCCGCTTAAAGCCCCTACTGACGGCATGCGAGTCAGGTACGTGAATGCAGACAACGGGGGGCAGTCATGA
- a CDS encoding efflux transporter outer membrane subunit, whose amino-acid sequence MKPIAAAMMLLALTTAGCMTLGPDYQRPEPVSAMLQQYETSDSGIRPYMPNSRWWEEFDDQRLNHVVANVVAGNPDIQKAAASVMEARAVVGQTRADQYPSLDLNANASRQQQSIVDPLSGDNVTVKTDSFSLTLPASFEVDLWGRLARATEGARADLLAADENRRTIIQSLIAEAVTQYFNIQSLKEQLRITRELTETYNQNLELVEARYRRGLTSVLDVQQARRSLAQSEAEIPPLVQAIGKARQAISVLQGRYPTSSGQTSEAAEFKLPPEIPAGLPSDLLNRRPDILSAEAALKAASARIGVAKANRFPQINLTASFGYTSNELNALFEPESELWKIASGLFQPAFDAGKRKSAQQAAEARYQKQLAAYGKTVLNAFAEVEGALLTRKQQIERRSRLQVFVDEADATLETALDRYQRGLTDYLNVLDAQQASFQAELSLVKAQYGIYTNRVALYRALGGGWDNILESADGSKQAHTKEM is encoded by the coding sequence ATGAAACCAATTGCTGCCGCCATGATGCTGCTCGCCCTGACCACAGCCGGCTGCATGACCCTGGGCCCGGATTATCAGCGCCCGGAACCTGTGAGTGCGATGCTACAGCAATATGAGACGTCAGATAGCGGTATCCGTCCCTATATGCCCAATTCCCGATGGTGGGAAGAATTCGATGATCAACGGTTAAATCACGTGGTGGCCAATGTGGTGGCCGGCAACCCGGATATTCAAAAAGCGGCCGCCAGTGTGATGGAGGCCCGCGCCGTGGTCGGCCAGACCCGGGCGGATCAGTATCCCTCGCTCGACCTTAACGCCAATGCATCCCGCCAGCAGCAATCCATCGTTGACCCTCTGAGCGGAGACAACGTCACGGTGAAAACCGATTCTTTTTCCCTGACCCTGCCCGCCTCATTTGAAGTCGATCTCTGGGGGCGCCTGGCGCGCGCGACGGAAGGAGCCCGTGCGGATCTTCTGGCAGCCGATGAAAACCGGCGGACTATTATACAATCCCTGATTGCGGAAGCGGTCACCCAGTATTTCAACATTCAATCCCTTAAGGAGCAGCTGCGCATCACAAGGGAATTGACGGAAACCTATAATCAAAACCTGGAGCTGGTCGAAGCCCGGTACCGTCGTGGCCTGACCTCGGTCCTGGATGTTCAGCAGGCCCGAAGAAGCCTGGCTCAATCCGAAGCGGAAATTCCGCCCCTGGTGCAGGCCATTGGCAAGGCCAGACAGGCGATTTCCGTGCTTCAGGGGCGCTACCCAACATCTTCGGGGCAGACCTCGGAAGCTGCTGAATTCAAGCTGCCCCCGGAGATACCCGCCGGCCTGCCGTCGGATCTGCTGAACCGCCGGCCGGATATACTGTCTGCCGAAGCCGCCCTGAAAGCCGCATCTGCCAGAATCGGCGTGGCAAAGGCGAACCGGTTTCCGCAGATCAATTTAACCGCCAGCTTCGGCTATACCAGTAACGAGCTGAATGCCCTGTTTGAGCCGGAAAGCGAGCTTTGGAAAATTGCTTCGGGTCTTTTTCAGCCGGCATTTGACGCGGGCAAAAGAAAATCCGCCCAACAGGCGGCGGAAGCCCGGTATCAGAAACAACTGGCGGCTTACGGCAAGACGGTCCTTAATGCCTTTGCCGAGGTTGAAGGCGCGCTCTTAACCCGAAAGCAGCAGATTGAGCGCCGCAGCCGGCTTCAGGTATTCGTCGACGAGGCGGACGCCACGCTGGAGACGGCGTTGGACCGATACCAGCGGGGGCTTACCGATTACTTAAATGTACTGGATGCTCAACAGGCAAGCTTTCAGGCGGAACTCAGCCTGGTTAAAGCGCAATACGGTATCTATACCAACCGGGTCGCCCTATACCGGGCCCTGGGCGGCGGCTGGGACAATATCCTTGAAAGCGCCGATGGATCAAAACAAGCGCATACGAAGGAAATGTAA
- a CDS encoding CerR family C-terminal domain-containing protein — protein MTQLTIDNTRERILDQAERLFALKGFEAVSVREITGAAESNLAAINYHFGNKMNLYLEVFRERWLERTRRVRENFFKQIANKPNPGIDEVVDAMARAFLDGPLNDEERQQHVQLMQRELSHPSDALKMVVEEVMKPYQQQLSDLIRPHLPADIDEERLRLSIVGIIGMTLYFTFARPAVSMIMGRDYNQEFKSMLIEHIRNFALNGLNSLMEEK, from the coding sequence ATGACACAACTCACTATCGACAACACCCGGGAGCGAATCCTGGACCAGGCGGAACGACTGTTTGCCCTAAAAGGGTTTGAGGCAGTCAGCGTGCGCGAGATTACCGGTGCGGCCGAAAGCAACCTGGCGGCCATCAATTACCATTTCGGCAACAAGATGAATCTCTATCTCGAGGTTTTCCGGGAGCGCTGGCTGGAACGCACGCGGCGTGTGCGGGAAAACTTTTTCAAACAGATTGCAAATAAGCCGAATCCAGGCATTGATGAAGTTGTCGATGCTATGGCCCGGGCATTTCTGGATGGCCCGTTAAACGATGAAGAGCGCCAGCAGCATGTTCAGCTGATGCAGCGGGAGTTATCCCATCCCAGTGATGCCCTTAAAATGGTTGTTGAGGAAGTGATGAAGCCCTACCAGCAGCAGCTAAGCGATCTGATCCGCCCCCACCTGCCGGCGGATATCGATGAAGAACGCCTGCGGTTAAGCATCGTCGGCATCATCGGCATGACCCTTTATTTCACCTTCGCCCGGCCCGCGGTTTCAATGATAATGGGACGGGATTACAACCAGGAATTTAAATCCATGCTGATCGAACACATCAGAAATTTTGCGCTGAACGGACTTAATTCGCTGATGGAGGAGAAATAA
- a CDS encoding DUF456 domain-containing protein — protein MDPLGIVAAIVLALFCLVGLVLTPLGLPGTFVILAGALVYNLIQWSMVLSLTLLLILLGIALIGEVLEYVLSVKLASRRGSSNPAIWGAVIGGIVGAIIGTPVPVIGSLIGLFIGVFLGAFGVELAIRKDLSKALNSAIGAFYGRVGAILVKSLLGVVMIITVFSAVF, from the coding sequence ATGGATCCGCTGGGAATCGTCGCAGCCATTGTACTGGCATTATTCTGTTTGGTCGGCCTGGTGCTAACGCCGCTGGGTTTGCCGGGGACATTCGTCATACTGGCCGGTGCACTGGTTTATAATCTGATTCAGTGGTCCATGGTGCTGAGTCTTACACTGCTGCTTATTCTGCTTGGCATTGCTCTTATCGGGGAGGTGCTGGAATACGTGTTGAGTGTCAAACTGGCCAGTCGCAGAGGATCTTCAAATCCTGCCATTTGGGGCGCTGTGATCGGCGGCATCGTCGGAGCCATTATCGGCACGCCCGTGCCGGTCATCGGCTCCCTAATCGGCCTTTTTATCGGGGTTTTTCTGGGGGCGTTCGGCGTCGAACTGGCGATCCGGAAAGATCTTTCCAAAGCTTTGAACTCTGCCATAGGGGCTTTTTACGGTAGAGTCGGGGCGATTCTGGTCAAGTCCCTGCTTGGCGTCGTGATGATTATCACGGTTTTTTCCGCTGTTTTTTAA
- a CDS encoding rubrerythrin family protein produces MSKTEKNLMDAFAGESQANRKYLAFAKKAEKEGHAQVAKLFRAAAEAETVHAHSHLRTLGEIKSTAENLAAAVSGETHEFKEMYPEMITEAEEEGNKNAVRSFRFANEVEKVHAELYQKALDNLDAMAEVDYYVCSVCGYTCEAEPPEKCPVCNANQNAFFKVD; encoded by the coding sequence ATGAGTAAAACAGAAAAGAATTTAATGGATGCGTTTGCCGGTGAATCCCAGGCCAACCGGAAGTATCTGGCGTTTGCCAAAAAAGCGGAGAAAGAGGGTCATGCCCAGGTTGCGAAATTGTTCCGCGCTGCAGCCGAGGCTGAAACCGTGCATGCCCACAGCCACCTGCGCACGCTGGGAGAGATCAAGTCGACCGCTGAAAACCTGGCGGCCGCGGTTTCCGGGGAAACGCACGAATTTAAAGAGATGTATCCGGAGATGATCACTGAAGCGGAGGAGGAGGGAAATAAAAATGCGGTCCGCAGCTTCCGTTTCGCCAACGAAGTGGAAAAGGTGCATGCGGAGCTCTACCAGAAGGCCCTGGACAACCTGGATGCAATGGCGGAAGTGGACTACTATGTATGCTCGGTCTGCGGCTATACCTGCGAAGCAGAACCCCCTGAAAAATGCCCGGTCTGCAACGCCAATCAGAATGCGTTTTTTAAGGTGGACTAG
- a CDS encoding ISAzo13 family transposase, whose translation METQQKEDLISQVKKRFELMAAHLSEKDKRIWAASEANTIGRGGDTIVCQATGMSRVTIGKGKKELTGKADGSKKRIRKSGGGRKRLVDKNPALIKDLDMLIDPLTRGDPESPLRWTCKSTYKLSEALRKRGHNVSQKTVYLMLQEMGYSMQANRKIKEGKQSPDRDAQFNFIYEQVKEFQGDGQPVISVDAKKKENIGQYKNTGMEWEPAGQPTDVNTYDFPDKEKGKACPYGIYDLTRNEGWVSVGISRDTAQFAVESIRRWWNEMGCFRYPGATRLLITADGGGSNGYRVRLWKKEVQSLVNELGITISICHFPPGTSKWNKIEHQMFSFMSKNWRGRPLDSLGTIVNLISNTTTQKGLKIEADIDDTQYEKGLKVGDDEMAQLNIERASFHGEWNYKIMPQEVMYTG comes from the coding sequence ATGGAAACTCAACAGAAAGAAGATCTGATCAGTCAGGTGAAAAAAAGGTTCGAGTTGATGGCGGCTCATTTGTCAGAAAAGGACAAAAGGATATGGGCTGCATCAGAAGCCAATACAATTGGCAGAGGAGGAGATACCATTGTTTGCCAGGCAACAGGTATGTCACGTGTGACCATCGGAAAAGGAAAAAAGGAACTGACGGGTAAAGCAGATGGAAGCAAAAAACGCATACGTAAATCTGGGGGTGGGCGTAAGCGTCTGGTGGATAAAAATCCTGCATTGATTAAAGACCTTGATATGCTAATAGATCCGCTTACCAGAGGCGATCCGGAATCTCCTCTCAGATGGACCTGTAAAAGTACCTATAAACTATCAGAAGCCCTTCGTAAAAGAGGGCATAATGTGTCCCAGAAGACTGTGTATTTGATGCTTCAGGAAATGGGTTACAGTATGCAGGCCAATCGAAAAATTAAGGAGGGAAAACAAAGTCCGGATCGGGATGCACAGTTCAATTTTATATATGAGCAGGTAAAAGAGTTTCAAGGCGATGGTCAGCCTGTTATTTCAGTCGATGCCAAGAAAAAAGAAAATATTGGCCAATATAAAAACACCGGTATGGAGTGGGAACCCGCCGGGCAACCAACCGATGTGAACACATATGACTTTCCGGACAAAGAGAAAGGTAAAGCTTGTCCTTACGGTATCTATGATTTGACACGTAATGAGGGATGGGTAAGCGTCGGTATAAGTCGAGATACAGCACAATTTGCGGTTGAAAGCATTCGGCGTTGGTGGAATGAAATGGGCTGTTTCAGGTATCCCGGCGCTACCCGGTTGCTGATCACAGCAGACGGCGGTGGCAGTAACGGCTACCGAGTTCGTTTGTGGAAAAAAGAGGTTCAGTCTCTGGTAAATGAATTGGGAATTACGATCAGTATTTGTCATTTTCCGCCCGGGACAAGCAAATGGAATAAAATCGAGCATCAAATGTTTTCTTTTATGAGCAAGAACTGGCGGGGACGACCATTAGATAGCCTTGGGACTATAGTCAATCTGATTTCAAACACCACAACCCAAAAAGGCCTGAAAATAGAGGCTGATATTGATGATACGCAATATGAAAAAGGTCTTAAAGTTGGTGATGATGAAATGGCTCAGCTAAACATTGAGCGAGCGAGTTTTCATGGTGAATGGAATTACAAAATAATGCCTCAGGAAGTCATGTATACTGGATAA
- a CDS encoding Slp family lipoprotein produces the protein MLTYYLSDVVFKALTAQTDQYVGKTVILGGYIVNVTNRPKQTRLTVLQAPLDFQDHPKSREQSKGRFLVVTDEFLDPMVYEKGRKITVAGIVTGREKVKIDEYGFSMVKIRSTELHLWDEPKYPYHYYDPHYPWTDNYYHFWWHYPYRW, from the coding sequence ATTTTAACTTATTACCTAAGCGATGTTGTATTTAAAGCGTTAACAGCGCAAACCGATCAATATGTCGGGAAAACCGTCATTCTTGGCGGCTATATTGTCAACGTGACCAATCGACCAAAACAGACCCGCTTAACCGTGCTGCAAGCCCCCCTTGATTTTCAGGATCATCCCAAATCCAGGGAACAGTCAAAAGGCCGGTTCCTTGTGGTAACAGACGAATTCCTTGATCCGATGGTTTATGAGAAAGGGCGGAAAATCACAGTTGCCGGCATTGTAACTGGCCGGGAAAAAGTGAAAATTGATGAATATGGGTTTTCGATGGTAAAAATCCGTTCAACTGAACTGCACCTGTGGGACGAACCAAAGTATCCGTATCACTATTATGATCCGCATTATCCCTGGACGGATAATTACTATCATTTCTGGTGGCATTACCCCTATCGCTGGTGA
- a CDS encoding ferritin family protein: MIQTAPKTPTEILEAARGRERQAYEFYSRLAADCRIDGLRELLEKLRDEEQKHIRMIDKMLTQVRLGHEPY, translated from the coding sequence ATGATACAAACCGCGCCAAAAACACCGACGGAAATACTCGAAGCCGCCCGGGGCCGAGAACGTCAGGCCTATGAATTTTATTCAAGACTGGCCGCAGATTGCCGGATCGATGGGCTCAGAGAACTTTTGGAAAAGCTGAGGGATGAGGAGCAAAAACATATCCGGATGATTGATAAAATGCTGACCCAAGTCCGGCTCGGCCATGAGCCGTATTGA
- a CDS encoding cyclic nucleotide-binding domain-containing protein encodes MHHLNPEELKELKIFSTLLPDEWTEVYPLLNRLKILEGEQLIRKGTRAHTFFVILYGHFMVHYPDGRALTINKRGDIIGWSSVISPFRYTADVTALTEAEVLSIPGARFLELLQSNAELGDKLVKTINKLVHNRQSID; translated from the coding sequence ATGCATCATTTAAATCCCGAGGAACTCAAAGAGTTAAAAATTTTCAGCACACTGCTGCCGGATGAATGGACCGAGGTTTATCCCCTTCTAAACCGTCTGAAAATACTCGAGGGCGAGCAGCTGATCCGAAAGGGAACGCGGGCGCACACTTTTTTTGTGATTCTATACGGGCATTTCATGGTTCACTATCCGGATGGCCGGGCGCTTACCATTAACAAAAGGGGCGATATTATCGGCTGGTCTTCAGTGATCAGCCCGTTCCGGTATACCGCAGATGTGACCGCACTGACCGAAGCGGAGGTGTTGTCCATTCCGGGCGCCAGATTCCTGGAGCTTTTGCAGAGCAATGCGGAGCTTGGCGACAAGCTGGTGAAAACCATAAATAAGCTGGTTCATAATCGTCAGTCAATTGATTAA
- a CDS encoding OadG family protein has translation MTGLDAIVHHNGFAMAAVGITIVFMALVTLSLIISQLHKLLLIWDDRRTYFKKVRHVFSSAKPTEARSPQVDEEILGLHYFDDIRESSRQFRILIQAMGEPFSLPELIRIAQSFGIEHAYSTVSHLIASNFIVPDGKGFFCWNQNADQSLSKRS, from the coding sequence ATGACAGGTCTTGACGCCATAGTCCATCATAACGGATTTGCCATGGCTGCGGTGGGCATCACCATTGTTTTTATGGCCCTGGTGACCCTGTCTCTGATTATCTCACAGCTCCATAAGCTCCTGCTTATCTGGGATGATCGGCGTACATATTTTAAAAAAGTTCGCCATGTTTTCTCGAGTGCAAAGCCGACCGAGGCCAGATCGCCGCAGGTGGATGAAGAAATCTTAGGATTACACTATTTTGATGACATCCGTGAGTCTTCCAGACAGTTCCGGATCCTCATCCAGGCCATGGGCGAGCCCTTTTCCCTGCCGGAATTAATTCGGATTGCCCAGTCTTTTGGTATCGAACATGCGTATTCAACGGTCAGCCATTTAATCGCAAGCAACTTCATTGTCCCGGATGGCAAGGGATTTTTCTGCTGGAATCAGAACGCCGACCAAAGCCTTTCAAAACGGAGCTGA
- a CDS encoding sodium ion-translocating decarboxylase subunit beta, producing the protein MEMFLDFFSNTGFALADYRHLIMLVIGIVFIYLGIAKHYEPLLLVPIGFGILLGNIPVFKGLGLGIYEPNSVLHYLYFGVTSGVYPPLIFMGIGAMTDFSTLLARPVLMLLGAAAQAGIFLTFLGALFLGFAPNEAASIGIIGGADGPTAIFLTAKLAKELIGPIAVAAYSYMALVPVIQPPIMKLLTTRKERLIRMEEPRQVTKREKIIFPIIAVLLCCYIAPAALPLLGLLFLGNLLKEAVVTERLAQAARTSIIDTVTILLGMTVGASTQADVFLTGKSIGIFVLGALSFCVATAAGLLFAKLLNLFLKQKINPLLGAAGVSAVPDSARVVQMVGQAEDRTNFLLMHAMAPNVSGVIGSAVGAGILWSFMVG; encoded by the coding sequence ATGGAGATGTTTTTAGATTTTTTCAGCAACACCGGGTTTGCTCTGGCCGATTACCGGCATTTAATCATGCTGGTCATCGGCATCGTATTTATTTATCTTGGCATTGCCAAGCATTATGAACCCCTTTTGCTGGTTCCCATCGGCTTTGGCATTCTGCTCGGCAATATTCCGGTGTTCAAAGGGCTGGGGCTGGGGATTTACGAACCCAACAGTGTGCTTCATTATCTGTACTTCGGTGTTACATCCGGGGTCTATCCGCCGCTGATCTTTATGGGTATCGGCGCCATGACGGATTTTTCGACATTATTGGCGCGGCCCGTGCTCATGCTGCTGGGCGCAGCCGCACAGGCCGGCATTTTCTTGACCTTTCTGGGGGCGCTGTTTCTCGGCTTTGCCCCGAATGAAGCCGCCTCAATAGGCATCATCGGCGGTGCGGACGGCCCCACTGCCATCTTTTTAACTGCCAAACTAGCCAAGGAATTGATCGGCCCCATAGCAGTCGCCGCCTATTCCTATATGGCGCTGGTACCGGTGATTCAGCCGCCGATTATGAAACTCTTGACCACTCGCAAGGAGCGCCTGATCCGGATGGAAGAACCCCGGCAGGTGACAAAGCGGGAAAAGATAATTTTTCCCATCATTGCCGTTTTGCTCTGCTGCTATATCGCCCCGGCCGCGCTTCCGCTTTTGGGCCTTCTGTTTTTGGGCAATTTACTGAAAGAGGCGGTGGTGACTGAAAGACTCGCTCAGGCGGCGCGGACGTCGATCATTGATACGGTTACCATCCTGCTGGGCATGACGGTGGGTGCCAGCACCCAGGCGGATGTATTTTTAACCGGTAAGTCGATCGGAATATTTGTCCTTGGGGCGCTCTCTTTTTGTGTGGCCACGGCTGCCGGCCTTCTATTTGCAAAATTGCTGAATCTTTTTCTCAAACAAAAAATCAATCCGCTGCTGGGGGCCGCCGGGGTGTCCGCGGTGCCGGATTCAGCGCGGGTGGTTCAGATGGTGGGCCAGGCCGAAGACCGTACCAATTTTCTGCTCATGCATGCCATGGCGCCCAATGTCTCCGGCGTGATCGGCTCAGCGGTGGGCGCGGGCATCCTCTGGAGTTTCATGGTCGGCTGA
- a CDS encoding P-II family nitrogen regulator — MKMIVIVCPEGRHSEFRSTLKDRGIHTYTELENAVGEGESGKKFGNRIWPEKSVLIFMVIEDDKKDEVTEAVRQCQAKLYPSEGMRAFVMPVEEVL; from the coding sequence ATGAAAATGATAGTTATTGTATGCCCGGAAGGGCGGCATTCGGAATTTCGCAGCACCCTCAAAGACCGCGGCATCCATACATATACGGAACTGGAAAATGCGGTTGGCGAGGGAGAATCGGGAAAAAAATTCGGCAACCGCATTTGGCCGGAAAAGTCTGTTCTTATTTTTATGGTCATCGAAGATGATAAAAAAGACGAGGTTACCGAGGCTGTGCGCCAGTGCCAGGCCAAGCTTTATCCCTCAGAAGGTATGCGCGCATTCGTCATGCCGGTCGAGGAGGTTTTGTAA
- the mgtE gene encoding magnesium transporter: MTEKIEIRPWEQLESILETGDVAELARFIDELSSDQVARALSRLSGDDQIEALQMLDREDAAELMEQIPDSLAVDLLSHVPAEDAAQVLNLMQSDDRADLLAEFDEEDAESILDAMEPEAARDARLLTSYPPEVAGGLMITEYLWHYETAVVDDVIRDFQEHAETYSDYDVQYTYIVTDEMSLIGVLRLRDLLLSPRQRKIGDIMIRNPLSVRDDTSLNELGQFFDEHEFIGVPVTDADGRLIGIVRNEDVDDALIDRSDSDYLKSQGIVGGEELRSMSIWRRSSRRLSWLSINIVLNMIAASVIAFYQDTLSAVIALAVFLPIISDMSGCSGNQAVAVSIRELSLGLVKPFEVFRVWMKEISVGLINGVVLGLLLGAAAYLWKGNIYLGVVVATAMAINTIVAVSIGGCVPLVLKWLKSDPALASGPILTTITDMCGFLLVLSFATMMLVKLQ; this comes from the coding sequence ATGACAGAGAAAATTGAAATCCGCCCCTGGGAGCAGCTGGAGAGCATTCTGGAAACCGGGGATGTGGCAGAGCTGGCCCGGTTTATTGATGAGCTGTCTTCTGATCAAGTGGCCCGCGCGTTGTCGAGGTTGTCTGGAGACGACCAGATAGAGGCTTTGCAGATGCTGGACCGGGAAGATGCGGCTGAGTTGATGGAGCAGATCCCGGATTCCCTGGCCGTGGATTTGTTAAGTCATGTGCCGGCCGAGGATGCAGCCCAGGTTCTCAATTTGATGCAGAGCGATGACCGGGCGGATCTGCTGGCAGAATTCGATGAGGAAGATGCCGAATCCATCCTTGACGCCATGGAGCCGGAAGCAGCGAGAGATGCCCGGCTGCTGACAAGCTATCCCCCGGAGGTCGCCGGTGGTTTGATGATTACCGAATACCTCTGGCATTATGAAACAGCGGTTGTGGATGATGTGATACGCGATTTTCAGGAGCATGCGGAGACCTACTCCGACTATGATGTTCAGTATACCTATATTGTCACAGATGAGATGTCCCTTATCGGTGTTTTAAGACTGCGAGATCTATTGCTCTCCCCACGTCAGCGCAAAATCGGAGACATCATGATCCGCAATCCGCTGAGCGTCAGGGATGATACCTCTTTAAACGAACTGGGCCAGTTTTTTGATGAGCATGAATTCATTGGCGTGCCTGTCACAGATGCAGACGGCAGGCTTATCGGGATTGTGCGCAATGAGGACGTGGATGATGCTTTAATTGACCGCTCTGACAGCGACTATTTAAAATCGCAGGGTATTGTCGGCGGCGAAGAGCTTCGCTCCATGAGTATCTGGCGGCGATCCTCCCGAAGGCTTTCATGGCTTAGCATCAATATTGTTCTTAACATGATCGCCGCCAGTGTCATTGCCTTTTATCAGGATACGCTTTCTGCGGTCATCGCTCTGGCCGTCTTTCTGCCGATTATCTCCGACATGAGCGGCTGCTCCGGCAATCAGGCCGTGGCCGTGTCTATCAGAGAGCTTAGCTTAGGGCTTGTCAAGCCGTTTGAGGTGTTTCGGGTCTGGATGAAGGAAATATCCGTTGGACTGATAAACGGTGTTGTTCTGGGTTTGCTTCTGGGCGCTGCCGCTTATCTGTGGAAAGGCAATATCTACTTAGGGGTGGTGGTTGCCACTGCCATGGCCATCAACACCATTGTGGCGGTCTCAATCGGTGGATGCGTGCCCCTGGTGCTCAAGTGGCTGAAATCCGACCCGGCGCTTGCTTCAGGACCGATTCTGACCACGATTACCGACATGTGCGGCTTTCTGCTGGTCTTAAGTTTTGCCACCATGATGCTGGTAAAGCTGCAATAG